In Acidobacteriota bacterium, one genomic interval encodes:
- a CDS encoding amidohydrolase family protein, whose product MKTMPGRRDFIKGAAGLAAGLLTGSCLSQTSEKRNRQPGSDRPEGGNPARKERPMIVDSHAYVFPPGDEPAGHSSPEEHLAWIQAAHAGHHQPAWRVRDRAPASSKPLAPGGFKNLSDLPDVNFRVDRERGRVVWTVDGEDFTKQFYPPNLRDLEFTPHSLIAEMDYAGVDVTLLHTDPMLIRDSRYLANSVRLYPDRLRSMAPVDEWRIPSETDAVIRELDTAINKLGLHAIKFIPPLGYLGSSAPWDDGPYRPFWEAAGSWKVPVFFTLGTGPGAVSVEDQRRGYLKELGILMRWMERYPDTVCSLTHGFPWRVFLDGDGVRLPQDIWQPFRNPKCNLEVSFPVRLGDLFDYPYREVWPTLEAMVEHVGSGQLLWGTDMPFQNRFCTYRQSRDWIEKYCRFLGPGDLSQIMGGTAARILGL is encoded by the coding sequence ATGAAGACCATGCCGGGACGACGGGATTTCATCAAAGGGGCGGCTGGATTGGCGGCGGGTCTCCTCACCGGGTCCTGCCTCAGCCAGACGTCCGAAAAGCGGAACCGCCAACCCGGGAGCGACCGGCCGGAAGGCGGCAACCCGGCGCGAAAGGAAAGGCCCATGATCGTCGACTCACACGCCTACGTGTTTCCGCCGGGAGACGAGCCGGCAGGGCACTCCAGTCCCGAAGAACATCTGGCCTGGATCCAGGCGGCCCACGCGGGACATCATCAGCCGGCCTGGCGGGTTCGGGACCGGGCCCCGGCCTCGTCCAAGCCCCTGGCGCCGGGGGGATTCAAGAATCTGTCCGATCTGCCCGACGTGAACTTTCGGGTGGATCGCGAGCGGGGCCGGGTGGTCTGGACCGTCGACGGAGAGGACTTCACCAAGCAGTTTTACCCTCCCAACCTGAGAGACCTGGAGTTCACGCCCCACAGCCTCATCGCCGAGATGGACTACGCAGGCGTGGACGTGACACTGCTGCACACCGACCCCATGTTGATCCGCGACAGCCGCTACCTGGCAAACAGCGTGCGCCTGTATCCGGACCGCCTGCGCTCCATGGCCCCGGTGGACGAATGGCGGATTCCATCGGAGACCGACGCCGTCATCCGGGAACTGGACACGGCCATCAACAAGCTCGGCCTTCACGCCATCAAGTTCATTCCCCCTCTGGGTTACCTGGGCAGCAGCGCTCCCTGGGACGACGGCCCCTACCGGCCCTTCTGGGAAGCGGCTGGCTCCTGGAAGGTTCCGGTCTTCTTCACCCTGGGCACGGGACCGGGCGCCGTCTCCGTGGAGGACCAACGCCGCGGGTATCTCAAGGAATTGGGGATCCTGATGCGCTGGATGGAACGCTACCCGGACACGGTGTGCAGTCTCACCCACGGCTTTCCTTGGCGCGTGTTTCTGGACGGGGACGGGGTCCGCCTGCCGCAGGACATCTGGCAACCCTTCCGGAACCCGAAATGCAATCTGGAGGTGAGCTTTCCGGTGCGGCTCGGCGATCTCTTCGACTACCCCTACCGGGAAGTGTGGCCCACCCTGGAGGCGATGGTGGAACACGTCGGTTCCGGCCAGTTGCTCTGGGGCACCGACATGCCCTTCCAGAACCGCTTCTGCACCTACCGTCAGTCCCGGGACTGGATCGAGAAATACTGCCGGTTCCTGGGTCCTGGGGACCTGTCCCAAATCATGGGCGGGACGGCCGCCCGCATCCTCGGGTTGTGA